A stretch of the Bdellovibrio sp. 22V genome encodes the following:
- a CDS encoding DUF2252 family protein, with protein MMIKRLAFLTLFSANLALAQETTPWPALSFSSSHIDKQELRKTYIHLSQEAYDKKLQASLESPLLFFRSFVNTYYADLSAVTTPSDLIPCFGDPHIENFGFMEFPDKTRFVFNDLDDSGLCPVPLDLLRYFSSLVIFTGNETLLKEMAAEYTAIIIGAKKAQPLPAALYPSLEKKRSSFLKKHTHGGTFKSSAEMKPLPAPQRSEMLAALQKHETLKDVQLLDVAETGKDSGGSAGLRRYLLLIEKAQKKDVLELKELNKPGTTYGSWTESADPLSARLEKIKQQLWHGSPHFYTVVELEKIPFLLRSRIDDSLNVNKMNPAEMREYFRVQVGILATHHRPFFKKSTHGLESWLLQNTAILKDRYIHTYKILKP; from the coding sequence ATGATGATAAAGCGTCTGGCATTTCTTACTTTGTTTTCAGCGAATCTGGCTTTAGCCCAGGAGACGACACCCTGGCCCGCTCTGTCTTTTTCCTCCTCTCATATCGACAAGCAAGAACTTCGCAAGACTTACATTCATCTGTCGCAAGAAGCTTATGACAAAAAACTTCAAGCCTCGCTGGAAAGTCCTCTGCTGTTCTTTCGCTCCTTTGTGAATACGTATTATGCGGATCTTTCCGCCGTGACGACCCCATCGGATTTAATTCCTTGTTTTGGCGACCCGCACATCGAGAACTTTGGTTTCATGGAATTTCCTGACAAGACACGATTTGTCTTCAACGATCTCGACGATAGCGGACTCTGCCCGGTGCCTCTGGATCTCCTGCGCTACTTTTCTTCCTTAGTTATTTTTACGGGCAATGAAACTCTCTTGAAAGAAATGGCTGCCGAGTATACCGCAATCATCATCGGCGCAAAGAAAGCGCAACCGTTGCCTGCCGCGCTTTATCCTTCTCTTGAAAAGAAACGCTCCAGCTTTTTGAAAAAGCATACACATGGTGGCACTTTCAAATCTTCTGCCGAGATGAAGCCTCTGCCAGCACCCCAAAGATCCGAGATGCTGGCAGCATTGCAAAAACATGAGACGCTTAAAGACGTTCAGCTTCTTGATGTCGCGGAAACCGGAAAAGACTCTGGCGGAAGCGCAGGCCTTCGTCGCTATCTGCTCTTGATTGAGAAAGCGCAAAAGAAAGATGTGTTGGAGCTCAAAGAACTTAATAAACCCGGCACGACTTATGGAAGCTGGACAGAATCCGCAGATCCACTTTCCGCTCGTCTTGAAAAAATCAAACAACAGCTCTGGCACGGCAGTCCGCATTTTTACACCGTTGTCGAGTTGGAGAAAATTCCATTCTTATTACGCAGTCGAATTGATGATTCTCTGAATGTGAACAAAATGAACCCCGCGGAGATGCGCGAGTACTTCCGCGTGCAGGTCGGAATTCTGGCGACTCATCATCGTCCTTTCTTTAAAAAAAGTACGCACGGTCTGGAATCCTGGCTTTTGCAGAACACGGCGATTCTCAAAGATAGATACATTCATACCTATAAAATTTTAAAGCCGTAA
- a CDS encoding serine/threonine-protein kinase, which yields MSQAVEQFGKYILLERLAAGGMAEVYLSKSTGAVGVNKFVAIKRILPQYSDHQEFIEMFKEEAKIAVNLNHGNVVSIYDFGVEKGQFFLVMEYVEGRNLRQILNELKKSNTQFTIEQIIYMMKEVAAGLDHAHRCIDGTTGKPLNIVHRDMSPQNIMVSFEGEVKIIDFGIAKAETQLEATKAGTLKGKYGYMSPEQADGQSIDPRTDIFSMGIVLWELLANDRLFTSNSEAAILRKIRECQVPSIRKINPSVPPELERIVNKALAKDKSLRYQTAAALHRDLNRFLNTQYPEFSPHDFSVFMKNAFSAVFLEQRRKLVEFAKVQGNNSEDKTVVTQTDHRAPVRTPASAPAMDAGEDEEKLNIDTSTDIRVNLDNLKTPPKPSFGGGTPAPSASTQTNTNITQTRTSATSAGSGTMTRTPTGVGLGTRTSINRSAPTSSIEDLTGKVMKAVIGLVAVVGVWWVYNNFFAKKGAGKAPASTMAPVTTTTTTANNGGSNQTVEMGSTSPEYTVTIYSSPDRARVVIDGVDTGEFTPTRKTVKANTPFSLRLVKEGYTDLVTTITPTYEAYSFTGTMQRLPRVASIIINIVNGGANPELRIAGVPVNIKPSGDAYLIQAEVGVKIQARNKTTGLSAEATVTVPADQRKIVDLYLR from the coding sequence ATGTCTCAAGCCGTAGAGCAGTTTGGTAAATACATCCTTCTAGAGAGACTCGCAGCGGGCGGCATGGCTGAGGTGTATCTATCTAAGTCAACTGGAGCGGTCGGCGTCAATAAATTCGTCGCTATCAAACGCATCCTCCCCCAATACTCTGATCATCAAGAATTTATTGAGATGTTTAAGGAAGAGGCGAAAATCGCCGTGAATCTCAATCACGGAAACGTTGTCTCTATTTACGACTTCGGTGTCGAAAAAGGACAGTTCTTCCTGGTGATGGAATACGTTGAGGGCCGCAATTTGCGCCAAATCCTCAACGAACTTAAAAAATCAAATACGCAGTTCACGATTGAGCAAATCATTTACATGATGAAAGAGGTCGCTGCCGGTCTTGATCACGCTCACCGTTGCATCGACGGCACCACTGGCAAACCGTTGAATATCGTCCATCGTGACATGAGTCCGCAAAACATCATGGTGAGTTTCGAAGGCGAAGTGAAAATCATCGACTTCGGTATCGCTAAAGCGGAAACACAATTAGAAGCGACAAAAGCAGGAACGCTCAAAGGGAAATACGGCTATATGAGTCCCGAGCAGGCCGATGGACAATCCATCGATCCGCGCACGGATATTTTCTCTATGGGTATTGTCCTGTGGGAACTTTTGGCCAATGATCGTCTTTTCACTTCTAACAGCGAAGCGGCGATCTTAAGAAAAATCCGCGAGTGCCAGGTTCCGTCTATTCGCAAAATCAATCCTTCCGTTCCTCCGGAATTGGAAAGAATTGTTAATAAAGCTCTCGCAAAAGATAAAAGCCTTCGTTATCAAACGGCGGCGGCTTTGCATCGGGACTTGAACCGTTTCTTGAATACGCAGTATCCGGAGTTTTCTCCACACGATTTCAGCGTCTTCATGAAAAACGCTTTCTCTGCCGTTTTCCTTGAGCAACGCCGCAAACTTGTTGAGTTCGCGAAAGTTCAAGGCAACAACAGCGAAGACAAAACTGTTGTCACGCAAACAGATCACCGCGCGCCGGTGCGCACTCCTGCTTCGGCTCCAGCAATGGATGCGGGAGAAGACGAAGAAAAGCTGAACATTGATACTTCCACGGACATCCGTGTGAATTTGGACAATCTCAAGACTCCGCCTAAACCGTCCTTCGGCGGCGGAACGCCGGCGCCTTCAGCATCGACACAAACGAATACCAACATCACACAAACACGTACGTCAGCGACATCCGCAGGCTCGGGCACAATGACTCGCACGCCGACAGGCGTAGGTTTGGGAACACGGACTTCGATCAATCGCTCTGCTCCAACATCTTCGATTGAAGATCTTACGGGCAAAGTGATGAAGGCCGTCATCGGTCTGGTGGCGGTTGTGGGCGTATGGTGGGTTTACAATAATTTCTTTGCTAAAAAAGGCGCAGGTAAAGCTCCAGCGAGCACGATGGCGCCTGTGACAACAACGACGACGACTGCAAACAACGGTGGCAGCAATCAAACTGTGGAAATGGGATCGACGTCTCCAGAATACACAGTCACGATCTACAGCTCTCCCGATCGCGCGCGTGTTGTTATTGACGGAGTCGATACAGGTGAGTTCACGCCGACACGTAAAACTGTTAAAGCGAATACGCCTTTCAGTTTACGTCTCGTTAAAGAAGGATACACGGATCTAGTGACAACGATCACGCCGACTTATGAGGCTTATTCGTTCACGGGAACTATGCAACGTCTTCCACGCGTGGCTTCCATTATTATTAATATTGTGAACGGCGGAGCCAATCCAGAACTTCGCATCGCGGGCGTACCAGTGAATATCAAACCTTCCGGAGATGCTTATCTCATTCAAGCGGAAGTGGGCGTGAAGATTCAGGCCCGCAATAAAACCACAGGTCTTTCTGCGGAAGCGACTGTGACAGTTCCAGCCGATCAAAGAAAAATTGTCGATCTGTATTTGCGATAG
- the coaE gene encoding dephospho-CoA kinase (Dephospho-CoA kinase (CoaE) performs the final step in coenzyme A biosynthesis.), with the protein MKWIGLTGGIACGKSTVSRSLKEHSIPVIDADEIAKEVVKAGSPGLKSIGQTFGSEFLLEDGSLDRRKLGQHVFGHPDLLHRLEAILHPLIREETRRRRRILEDMNEPLAVYDIPLLFETKAQDQFDAIVVVSCTKGQQKERLRRRHNWTDDEIEMRIASQIPIQFKEQEADFVLHNNRDEQHLLKEVDRLLRWLNEIKNS; encoded by the coding sequence ATGAAATGGATAGGACTGACCGGAGGTATAGCTTGTGGCAAGAGCACGGTGAGTCGCTCGCTCAAAGAACACTCCATTCCTGTCATCGATGCTGATGAAATTGCTAAGGAAGTTGTGAAAGCGGGGTCTCCTGGACTTAAGTCTATCGGACAAACGTTTGGCTCTGAATTTCTGCTCGAAGACGGTTCCCTGGATCGTCGAAAACTCGGTCAACACGTCTTCGGTCATCCCGATCTCCTGCACCGTTTGGAAGCTATTTTGCATCCGCTGATTCGTGAGGAAACGCGAAGACGTCGTCGTATTTTGGAAGATATGAATGAGCCTCTGGCTGTGTACGATATTCCTCTGCTTTTCGAGACGAAGGCGCAAGATCAATTCGATGCTATCGTCGTTGTCTCGTGCACGAAAGGGCAACAGAAAGAGCGTTTACGACGTCGTCACAATTGGACAGATGACGAAATCGAGATGCGTATTGCCTCCCAGATTCCCATTCAGTTCAAAGAACAAGAGGCCGACTTTGTTTTGCATAACAACCGCGACGAACAACATCTTCTCAAAGAAGTAGATCGTCTTTTGCGTTGGTTGAATGAAATAAAGAACTCTTAG
- a CDS encoding long-chain fatty acid--CoA ligase, translating into MTKPTTLADCILNMRSRDPHDVAVKFKTNGTWISKNWSDYYQDVETVGSALLSLGIKPGDRVAIMANTRYEWSVMDLAIFGIKAITVPIYQNNTPEDVEYILNNSESRILVCETRGPLKTFDSIKDKTPKVEKVIVFEDTCPNPDAITWNRLREIGKTYLQSHPNKYSELCATITPEDTATILYTSGTTGKPKGVVLTHLQAFSEVSEAFPFCGASPKDTSLTFLPYAHILGRIEHWGHLFIGFTMAYAESLEKIRNNLIDIRPTIMVSVPRIFEKIYGAIWAQVQTQPLKMKLFTWALEVGKKVGEYKMSGQILPLDLLVKYELARKLVLSKITDAFGGRLRFAISGGAPISREIAMFFHSAGILILEGYGLTETTAAITVNTPFNYRFGSVGRPIGEVKLKIAEDGEILVKSDKVMKEYYKNPEATAAAFTDGWFHTGDIGEILPGGDLRITDRKKDLIKTAGGKYVAPQRVEGLLKLSPYVAHVHVHGDQKKYIVALLTLDRPSVEKLAKEKGVPFEKWETLVSSPFVQELARKAVSDANAQLASFESIKKYLVLPIEFTVEGGELTPSLKVKRKVLDQRYKDKIDELYL; encoded by the coding sequence ATGACGAAGCCCACCACCTTGGCTGATTGTATTCTGAACATGCGTTCGCGCGACCCTCACGATGTTGCCGTCAAATTCAAAACCAACGGAACTTGGATTTCAAAAAACTGGTCTGATTATTATCAAGACGTTGAAACAGTGGGCTCCGCCCTGCTTTCCTTGGGTATTAAGCCCGGCGATCGCGTGGCAATTATGGCCAACACTCGCTATGAATGGTCCGTCATGGATTTGGCGATTTTTGGCATTAAAGCTATCACCGTTCCTATCTACCAAAACAACACTCCGGAAGACGTTGAGTATATTCTAAACAACAGTGAATCCCGCATTTTGGTTTGCGAAACACGCGGTCCTTTGAAAACGTTCGATTCGATAAAAGATAAAACACCGAAAGTGGAAAAAGTAATTGTCTTTGAAGACACGTGCCCGAATCCAGACGCGATCACATGGAACCGACTGCGTGAGATCGGTAAAACTTATTTGCAATCTCACCCGAATAAGTATTCGGAGCTTTGTGCGACAATCACGCCTGAGGACACCGCGACGATTCTTTATACTTCCGGAACGACGGGAAAACCGAAAGGCGTTGTTCTAACACATCTTCAAGCTTTCAGTGAAGTCTCTGAAGCTTTCCCTTTTTGCGGAGCTTCACCCAAAGACACTTCTTTAACGTTTCTTCCCTACGCGCACATCTTGGGGCGCATTGAACATTGGGGACACCTCTTTATCGGCTTTACCATGGCGTATGCAGAGAGCCTGGAAAAAATCCGCAACAATCTGATCGACATCCGCCCGACCATTATGGTTTCAGTGCCGCGTATTTTTGAGAAAATATATGGAGCTATTTGGGCGCAAGTCCAAACGCAGCCTTTGAAAATGAAACTGTTCACGTGGGCCTTAGAGGTCGGAAAAAAGGTCGGCGAATACAAAATGAGTGGACAAATTCTGCCGCTGGATTTGCTTGTAAAATACGAATTAGCAAGAAAGCTGGTACTTAGCAAAATCACGGATGCTTTTGGCGGCCGTCTGCGTTTTGCCATCAGTGGCGGCGCCCCTATCTCCCGCGAGATCGCTATGTTTTTCCACTCTGCAGGTATTCTGATTCTTGAAGGCTACGGCCTGACGGAAACAACGGCCGCGATCACGGTCAATACGCCTTTCAACTATCGCTTCGGCAGTGTCGGCCGCCCTATCGGCGAAGTGAAACTGAAAATCGCTGAAGATGGCGAGATCCTTGTTAAAAGCGACAAGGTCATGAAAGAGTACTATAAAAATCCCGAGGCGACCGCTGCCGCTTTCACGGATGGCTGGTTTCACACAGGAGACATCGGCGAAATACTTCCCGGCGGCGACCTGCGCATCACTGACCGTAAGAAAGATTTGATCAAAACAGCGGGCGGAAAATACGTGGCTCCGCAAAGAGTCGAAGGTCTTTTGAAACTTTCACCTTACGTCGCGCACGTCCACGTGCACGGGGATCAAAAGAAATACATCGTGGCTTTGCTGACCCTGGATCGTCCGTCTGTTGAAAAACTCGCGAAAGAAAAAGGCGTGCCTTTTGAAAAATGGGAAACCTTGGTTTCAAGCCCGTTCGTTCAGGAACTGGCCCGTAAGGCCGTGTCTGATGCCAATGCCCAGCTTGCAAGCTTTGAAAGCATCAAAAAATATTTGGTGCTGCCAATTGAGTTCACGGTTGAAGGCGGCGAACTGACTCCGTCATTGAAAGTAAAAAGAAAAGTACTGGATCAACGTTACAAGGATAAAATTGACGAGCTCTATTTATGA
- a CDS encoding PD-(D/E)XK nuclease family protein — protein MLQVIPFENRSQISEIFAKYNPREQSWLVSDLRTKFELQQKILAREGQYIDESVLRASDLWKILLKRLDPGLRLVSDPFARSLLRTIMDENAEILGVNSSAEDTVFSYIDQMAAILFHPEGTTRLQEWFETHPEAENRWREWYLRARFCALKLLNEHRVITSDWITSYLQNFNELERVWNIPLIVDLSGEISRVEAEILRVLSRTIDVVILEPSPAWREDFHFLLKPYEDLRSQSQKATPLPKDTPKPKETKVLRFSGMLAEIKNSVGQVRQWLEEGKSPDSIALIAPDIEIYWPVLQAFLAEEGIPVQKDITHKAQSLPSVTRWLALLRSKSGRLSSSDLEISFFEKEESQNLRYEEFKSLFKSLYVNEDLARNEIVHKIFHEQLDLTGLITRDEFVAKALLYWNASETDIVQVVLRELLQNAISSTRLIWKEWLSYLESIVAAKEYTLAKGQPEGVMVTKLMSGYSEKAQYRIFLGLTDESLRSRNKTQLSGQDYFELAKDIGFYLDNPDQSDLDFELRLLAEAESALDIYCFGATDLNGTLCSPSTFWMSLSGDHESLTLPLETRWDELQHSDQRGQRPWIAARKESVERRIEQDLGKKEMEPIAPKELPGISASSIESFLECPFIFAAQRYFKLKDLPDIDLDVDHRTRGQLAHALFDKLTIEPMRFDWTTQELEKILEDIKVEKKMIFADERLWIPLKKKHVSLGLRFLDFEKRWRNEFQKTKTLAREKRFEFYLDPKTEEIHREPKENCFRISGQIDRVDGDGGQHLLVLDYKSSAGGISAHGSWLKNRELQLLFYMWVIEKELLHEIRGEVIGLFYYVFRTFERKGFKVEDLAGSLYPASKRKDKNASFEAKEKYLTEFSSILMGTLDRIQKGEANAQPADSKTCATCEWRRQCRAPHLN, from the coding sequence ATGTTGCAAGTGATTCCATTTGAAAACAGATCTCAAATCTCAGAGATCTTTGCGAAGTACAACCCCCGCGAGCAATCGTGGCTGGTATCGGATCTTCGTACCAAGTTTGAGCTGCAACAAAAAATTCTTGCGCGTGAAGGTCAATACATTGACGAGTCTGTTCTGCGTGCCAGTGATCTCTGGAAAATTCTTTTAAAGCGTCTAGATCCGGGTTTGCGTTTGGTGAGCGATCCTTTTGCGCGTTCTCTTTTGCGCACAATCATGGATGAGAACGCCGAAATCTTGGGTGTAAACTCCTCGGCCGAAGACACGGTCTTTTCTTATATCGATCAAATGGCCGCGATTCTTTTCCATCCTGAAGGAACAACGCGTTTGCAGGAATGGTTTGAAACTCACCCTGAGGCCGAAAATCGTTGGCGCGAATGGTATCTGCGCGCGCGTTTCTGCGCGTTGAAACTTTTGAATGAACATCGCGTGATAACATCGGATTGGATTACATCCTATCTGCAAAACTTCAATGAGCTTGAACGCGTGTGGAATATTCCGTTGATTGTGGATCTCAGTGGCGAGATCTCGCGAGTCGAGGCCGAGATTCTGCGCGTGCTTTCTCGAACCATCGACGTCGTGATCCTAGAGCCAAGTCCGGCTTGGCGCGAAGATTTCCACTTCTTGCTCAAACCTTACGAGGATTTGCGCTCACAAAGCCAGAAGGCCACTCCGTTGCCGAAAGACACACCCAAGCCGAAAGAAACGAAAGTTCTGCGTTTCTCGGGAATGCTGGCGGAGATTAAAAACAGCGTCGGTCAAGTTCGTCAGTGGTTAGAGGAAGGGAAGTCGCCAGACTCGATCGCTCTGATTGCGCCGGATATTGAAATCTACTGGCCTGTTTTGCAAGCTTTCTTGGCGGAAGAAGGCATTCCCGTTCAAAAGGATATTACGCACAAAGCGCAAAGTCTTCCGTCGGTCACGCGCTGGCTTGCTTTGTTGCGCTCCAAGAGCGGACGTCTTTCCAGTTCCGACTTGGAAATTTCCTTTTTTGAAAAGGAAGAGTCGCAGAATCTTCGGTACGAAGAATTCAAATCTTTGTTCAAAAGTCTTTACGTTAACGAAGATTTAGCCCGCAACGAAATCGTTCATAAAATTTTCCACGAGCAACTGGATCTTACGGGATTGATCACTCGTGACGAATTTGTGGCGAAAGCTCTGCTTTATTGGAATGCGAGCGAGACAGACATCGTCCAAGTCGTGCTGCGCGAACTTTTGCAAAACGCCATCAGTTCGACAAGATTGATTTGGAAAGAGTGGCTTAGTTATCTTGAAAGCATTGTTGCCGCGAAAGAATACACGCTGGCCAAAGGACAACCTGAAGGGGTTATGGTCACGAAGCTGATGTCGGGTTATAGCGAAAAAGCCCAATATCGCATTTTCCTGGGTTTGACGGACGAGTCTTTGCGCTCTCGCAATAAGACACAGTTGTCGGGACAGGATTATTTTGAACTTGCAAAAGATATTGGATTTTATCTCGATAATCCGGATCAAAGCGATTTGGATTTTGAACTGCGTCTTTTGGCAGAGGCGGAAAGCGCTCTCGACATTTATTGTTTTGGCGCCACGGACTTAAACGGCACATTGTGTTCGCCGTCGACATTCTGGATGAGTCTCAGCGGAGACCACGAAAGTTTGACGTTGCCACTAGAGACTCGCTGGGATGAATTGCAGCACTCGGATCAGCGCGGACAACGGCCCTGGATCGCCGCACGTAAAGAGAGCGTTGAAAGACGCATCGAACAGGATCTTGGCAAAAAAGAAATGGAGCCGATCGCTCCGAAAGAGCTTCCTGGAATTTCCGCATCCAGTATCGAGAGTTTCCTTGAATGTCCGTTTATCTTCGCGGCGCAAAGATACTTTAAACTGAAAGACTTGCCTGATATCGACTTGGACGTTGACCATCGCACACGCGGGCAACTGGCCCATGCTTTGTTCGACAAACTGACTATCGAGCCGATGCGCTTTGACTGGACGACTCAAGAACTTGAAAAAATTCTTGAGGATATAAAAGTCGAAAAGAAAATGATCTTCGCCGACGAACGCCTGTGGATTCCTTTAAAGAAAAAACATGTGAGTCTCGGTCTTCGTTTTCTTGATTTCGAAAAACGCTGGCGCAACGAGTTTCAGAAAACGAAAACTCTGGCGCGGGAAAAACGCTTTGAGTTTTATCTCGATCCAAAAACGGAAGAAATTCACCGCGAACCGAAAGAAAACTGTTTCCGTATCTCCGGGCAAATCGACCGTGTTGACGGCGATGGCGGCCAGCACCTTCTTGTTCTTGATTATAAGAGCTCTGCGGGAGGAATTTCAGCACACGGTTCGTGGCTGAAGAACCGCGAATTGCAGCTGCTGTTTTACATGTGGGTGATCGAAAAAGAACTTCTCCATGAAATTCGCGGTGAGGTGATCGGTCTTTTCTATTACGTCTTCAGAACTTTTGAAAGAAAAGGCTTTAAAGTTGAAGATCTGGCGGGCAGTCTTTATCCGGCGTCAAAACGCAAAGACAAAAACGCAAGCTTCGAGGCCAAAGAAAAATATTTAACGGAATTCAGTTCCATTTTGATGGGAACTTTGGATCGAATCCAAAAAGGGGAAGCCAACGCGCAACCTGCGGATTCTAAAACCTGCGCAACGTGCGAGTGGAGACGACAATGTCGAGCACCTCATCTCAATTAA